The Candidatus Acidiferrales bacterium genome window below encodes:
- a CDS encoding MaoC family dehydratase: MDREQGGPCYEDFEVGMALRHSVGRTVTQADNIWFSLLTANTNPIHIDAHYSAQTEFGKPLMNSTFTLALVTGLSVSDVSQNAINLGWDEVRMPAPVFEGDTIYAQTEVLSKRESKSRQHMGIVEVKTTGFKQDGTVVMQFKRTILVYKRGKAPKPPQPSIKD; the protein is encoded by the coding sequence ATGGATCGAGAGCAAGGCGGACCATGTTATGAGGATTTCGAAGTAGGGATGGCACTGCGGCATTCCGTCGGCCGGACGGTCACGCAGGCGGACAACATCTGGTTCTCGCTGCTTACGGCGAACACCAACCCGATTCACATCGACGCACACTATTCCGCGCAAACGGAATTCGGCAAGCCGCTTATGAATTCGACGTTCACATTGGCGCTGGTCACGGGGCTTTCCGTGAGCGACGTTTCGCAAAACGCGATCAATCTTGGGTGGGATGAAGTTCGCATGCCAGCGCCAGTCTTCGAAGGCGACACAATTTATGCGCAAACGGAAGTGCTCAGCAAACGCGAATCGAAATCGCGCCAGCACATGGGAATCGTGGAAGTGAAAACGACGGGATTCAAGCAGGACGGCACGGTCGTGATGCAGTTCAAACGAACGATCCTGGTCTACAAACGCGGAAAAGCGCCCAAGCCGCCGCAGCCGTCAATCAAAGACTGA
- a CDS encoding aldolase/citrate lyase family protein, translated as MKRSLTAESLKDVTQRLAQAQAALAKRYPGETSRRQPVHVLYGGAHLFRADIVQRMREKAIQALDEFAPDYVTFGQALGLPRSEIIYARVREKLQREPVEDYGIDFEDGYGHRSDSEEDAHARSAAEHLAVAQNQSSLPPFVGIRIKPLSEECRERALRTLDIFLTALVEKTGGALPSNFSVTLPKISMTEEAATLVDALEMLEVKLGLPVGSVHVELMIETARAISNENGENNLLQLVSAARGRCVAVHFGPYDYTASLGVIAAYQNLQHPACDFARSAMQVALTDTGVRLADGPTMLIPIAPHRATNDGSPLTAQQADENQKAVRDAWRLHYANIRRSLAAGFYQSWDLHPAQLPARYAGVYAFFLEELDAAAERLKNFIAKAMQATRVGAVFDDAATGQGLLNYFVRAVNCGAILESEAERSTGLTSAELRSGSFLKILAGRDK; from the coding sequence ATGAAACGATCGCTCACAGCCGAATCGCTGAAAGATGTGACACAACGCCTCGCGCAAGCTCAAGCTGCGCTCGCGAAACGCTACCCTGGCGAAACGAGCCGCCGTCAGCCCGTGCACGTCCTTTATGGCGGCGCGCATCTTTTCCGGGCGGACATCGTCCAGCGCATGAGAGAAAAAGCGATTCAAGCGCTCGATGAGTTCGCTCCTGACTATGTGACGTTCGGGCAGGCTCTTGGCCTTCCTCGTTCCGAGATCATTTATGCCCGCGTGCGGGAAAAGCTGCAGCGCGAGCCTGTGGAAGATTACGGCATAGACTTTGAAGACGGATATGGCCATCGCTCTGACAGCGAAGAAGACGCGCACGCGCGCTCAGCCGCTGAGCACCTCGCTGTAGCACAAAACCAATCCAGCTTGCCGCCGTTCGTCGGCATCCGCATCAAGCCATTGAGTGAAGAGTGTCGCGAGCGAGCCTTGCGCACGCTGGACATTTTTCTCACTGCGCTTGTCGAAAAAACCGGCGGTGCGCTGCCATCCAATTTCTCTGTGACGCTGCCGAAAATCTCGATGACGGAAGAAGCCGCGACGCTCGTGGACGCGCTGGAAATGCTCGAAGTCAAGCTTGGGCTTCCCGTCGGAAGCGTTCATGTTGAGTTGATGATCGAAACGGCGCGAGCCATTTCGAACGAGAATGGCGAAAACAATCTGCTGCAACTTGTCTCCGCCGCGCGGGGCCGGTGCGTCGCCGTGCATTTCGGCCCATATGACTACACGGCTAGCCTGGGCGTCATCGCCGCATACCAGAACCTGCAGCATCCAGCTTGCGACTTTGCTCGCAGCGCGATGCAAGTAGCGCTCACCGACACGGGTGTGCGCCTGGCCGACGGGCCAACGATGCTCATACCGATTGCGCCACATCGCGCAACGAATGACGGCTCGCCGCTTACCGCTCAACAAGCCGACGAAAATCAAAAAGCTGTCCGCGATGCGTGGCGCCTGCACTATGCGAATATCCGCCGCTCTCTTGCGGCGGGCTTCTATCAGAGCTGGGATTTGCATCCGGCCCAGCTCCCCGCACGTTATGCCGGCGTTTATGCTTTTTTCCTCGAAGAACTCGACGCGGCTGCGGAGCGGCTGAAGAATTTCATCGCCAAGGCAATGCAGGCCACGCGCGTCGGCGCTGTCTTCGACGACGCGGCAACGGGTCAGGGTCTGTTGAACTATTTCGTGCGTGCGGTGAACTGCGGTGCGATTTTGGAGTCGGAGGCGGAGCGCTCAACCGGCCTGACTTCCGCGGAGCTGCGCTCAGGGTCTTTTTTGAAGATTCTCGCGGGCCGCGACAAATAA
- a CDS encoding aminotransferase class V-fold PLP-dependent enzyme translates to MDRRSFLQSALAITGAASLPALSRAVLAEQFNFDAPPMPRGEVFDQSEDEYWQQIRQQFIIPEGEVYLNNGTVGSCPLPVLKAVIDSDHAANAMRQTDPEDYPIWGYGPWNEYRDPLAQFIGVTRDELAFVRNATEANNFMANGLDMNPGDEVLMSDQEHPSGQEPWKLRAKRYGIVVKQYQIPQPLTNTDDLLNRINDAITPRTRVLFTSHITTTTGVIQPVKQICALAKRKGLVSMVDGAQVTGMMQLNIKDIGCDMYGSSPHKWLMAPKGTGFLYVRDEMIDRMWSTVTTAGWDDPKIRAERFQRLGSSNVASLAGLRASIEFANQIGMARIEKRNRDLNNYIWSQMQQRGAENVTGFDAQYRCAIVSVNTPPVQIGDIEKALWEQSKIRIRGGAPYKIRLSTPYYLQKADIDRFLEKFDEFKKNYKAA, encoded by the coding sequence ATGGATCGCCGAAGCTTCCTGCAAAGCGCGCTTGCAATCACGGGCGCCGCGAGCTTGCCCGCTCTGAGCCGCGCCGTCCTGGCGGAACAATTCAATTTTGACGCGCCGCCCATGCCGCGCGGCGAAGTATTCGATCAAAGCGAAGATGAATATTGGCAGCAGATTCGCCAGCAGTTCATCATCCCCGAAGGCGAAGTCTATTTGAACAATGGGACGGTCGGTTCTTGCCCGCTGCCGGTGTTGAAGGCTGTCATCGACTCGGATCATGCCGCCAACGCCATGCGGCAGACCGACCCCGAGGATTATCCTATCTGGGGCTACGGCCCGTGGAACGAATACCGCGATCCGCTGGCGCAGTTCATCGGCGTGACGCGCGATGAGCTGGCATTTGTGCGTAACGCGACCGAAGCGAACAATTTCATGGCCAATGGACTGGACATGAATCCCGGCGACGAAGTACTCATGAGCGATCAGGAGCATCCGAGCGGCCAGGAGCCGTGGAAACTGCGCGCCAAGCGCTACGGCATTGTCGTCAAGCAATACCAGATTCCTCAGCCGCTCACAAACACCGACGATCTTCTCAATCGTATCAACGACGCCATTACGCCGCGCACACGCGTGCTCTTCACGAGCCACATCACCACGACGACAGGCGTCATTCAGCCCGTGAAGCAAATTTGCGCGCTGGCGAAAAGAAAAGGCCTGGTGTCGATGGTGGATGGCGCACAGGTTACGGGCATGATGCAGCTCAATATCAAAGACATTGGCTGCGATATGTACGGTTCAAGTCCGCACAAATGGCTGATGGCGCCGAAGGGCACAGGTTTTCTTTACGTGCGTGACGAGATGATTGACCGGATGTGGAGCACAGTGACTACTGCGGGCTGGGACGACCCCAAGATTCGCGCTGAGCGTTTCCAACGCCTCGGCTCTTCCAACGTCGCCTCTCTTGCGGGCCTGCGCGCCTCCATCGAATTTGCCAACCAGATCGGCATGGCGCGCATCGAGAAGCGCAATCGCGACTTGAACAATTATATTTGGTCGCAGATGCAGCAGCGCGGCGCAGAAAACGTCACCGGCTTCGACGCGCAATACCGCTGCGCCATCGTTTCCGTAAACACGCCACCGGTTCAGATTGGCGACATTGAAAAAGCCCTTTGGGAGCAGAGCAAAATTCGCATTCGCGGCGGCGCGCCCTACAAGATCCGGCTTTCGACGCCGTACTATTTGCAAAAGGCGGATATCGACAGATTTCTTGAAAAGTTCGACGAGTTCAAGAAAAACTACAAAGCGGCGTGA
- a CDS encoding cupin domain-containing protein yields the protein MGKDRTDSEHRLSRRTLLGALPATAAGLAFDSLAAKAASQDSKEDVINGEHGQSATNPIGPANAALSQQNPDSVMPPPTDHGDVPAFKYPFAFSHKRTQEGGWARQVTVEDFPISKSIAGVNMRLGSGGIRELHWHKAAEWAFMLYGSARITAIDTGGQSFVDDVHEGDIWNFPSGIPHSIQGLAPDGCEFLLVFDDGAFSEYNTTSLTDLLAHTPPGPLAKSFGIPREALSSIPGYERYIFQGKLPGPLEADQRAATGRMGRSRPFDFRLTQMEASKRTRGGEVRVVDSKNFPASTTIAAALVTVHPGGIRELHWHPNADEWQYYIRGNARMTVFAAGGRARTMDFQRGDVGYIEKTLPHYIENTGTTDLSFLEMFRSDHYEDISLSNWLSHTPSQLVMQHLGFDKATLNAIPKDEVAIMPL from the coding sequence ATGGGTAAGGACCGAACGGATTCGGAACACAGATTATCACGCCGCACCCTTCTTGGCGCGCTGCCCGCAACCGCCGCGGGCCTCGCATTTGATTCTCTTGCGGCAAAAGCGGCTTCCCAGGACTCAAAGGAAGACGTCATCAATGGGGAACACGGCCAAAGCGCAACGAATCCTATCGGCCCGGCAAATGCCGCGCTGAGCCAGCAAAATCCCGACTCCGTGATGCCTCCGCCCACGGATCACGGCGACGTTCCTGCGTTCAAGTACCCCTTTGCTTTTTCTCATAAACGCACGCAAGAAGGTGGATGGGCGCGCCAAGTGACCGTTGAAGATTTTCCCATCTCAAAATCCATCGCTGGCGTCAACATGCGTCTGGGATCTGGAGGCATTCGCGAACTTCACTGGCATAAAGCCGCAGAATGGGCCTTCATGCTTTACGGCAGCGCGCGCATCACGGCAATCGACACCGGCGGCCAGTCGTTTGTTGACGATGTTCACGAAGGCGACATCTGGAATTTTCCTTCCGGTATTCCGCATTCCATTCAGGGCCTTGCGCCGGATGGCTGCGAATTTCTTTTGGTCTTTGATGATGGCGCATTCTCCGAATACAACACGACATCGCTCACCGATTTACTTGCACACACTCCGCCCGGTCCTCTGGCGAAAAGTTTCGGAATCCCTCGCGAGGCGCTCTCCTCAATTCCCGGTTACGAGCGTTACATCTTTCAAGGAAAGCTTCCTGGTCCGCTTGAGGCTGATCAGCGCGCGGCGACCGGCCGCATGGGTCGTTCCAGACCATTCGATTTCCGCCTCACGCAAATGGAAGCCAGCAAGCGAACGCGCGGAGGCGAAGTGCGCGTTGTGGACTCGAAGAATTTCCCTGCCTCGACGACAATCGCCGCCGCGCTTGTGACCGTTCACCCCGGCGGCATTCGAGAATTGCATTGGCATCCGAATGCCGACGAGTGGCAGTACTACATCAGGGGCAATGCGCGAATGACTGTCTTCGCCGCTGGCGGTCGCGCTCGCACTATGGATTTTCAGAGAGGCGACGTGGGGTATATTGAGAAGACGCTTCCTCACTACATCGAGAACACAGGCACAACGGATTTGTCGTTTCTGGAAATGTTTCGCAGCGACCACTACGAAGATATTTCTTTATCGAACTGGCTGTCGCACACGCCGTCACAGTTGGTGATGCAGCACCTCGGTTTTGACAAGGCCACGCTCAACGCGATTCCAAAAGACGAAGTCGCAATCATGCCGCTCTAG
- a CDS encoding polyphosphate kinase 2 family protein — MKPGEFAKPFKITDGGKFRLKGFSPEETLGFDAKEKAQETLDRGISRLNDLQDKLIAQDRWALLLIFQGMDAAGKDSTIKHVMSGVNPEGCHVHHFGVPSEEELNHDFLWRATQRLPARGNIGIFSRSYYEEVLVVRVHPHFLKQEKLDPTLVTPKVWEERFEDIVAFERYLRRNGIVVRKFFLNVSKKEQKQRFLARLDEPEKHWKFSVNDVKDRECWGDFMRVYEEIIQKTSTAFAPWYVVPADHKWFTRLVVAEAIVDALEELNLSYPKLDANKREEFKNARALLEHEK; from the coding sequence ATGAAGCCGGGAGAATTTGCGAAGCCGTTCAAAATTACCGACGGCGGCAAATTTCGGCTCAAGGGTTTCTCTCCTGAAGAAACTCTCGGTTTCGATGCAAAGGAGAAAGCGCAGGAAACTCTCGATCGCGGTATCTCCCGTCTGAATGATTTGCAGGACAAGCTCATCGCTCAGGACCGCTGGGCGCTGCTTTTGATTTTTCAAGGGATGGATGCTGCCGGAAAAGACAGCACCATCAAGCATGTCATGTCGGGCGTGAACCCGGAAGGCTGTCATGTCCATCACTTCGGGGTCCCGTCGGAAGAGGAACTCAATCACGATTTCCTCTGGCGCGCCACGCAACGTTTGCCCGCGCGCGGCAACATCGGGATCTTCAGCCGCTCGTACTATGAAGAAGTGCTCGTGGTTCGCGTGCATCCGCATTTCCTCAAACAGGAAAAACTCGATCCGACTCTGGTCACGCCAAAAGTCTGGGAGGAGCGCTTCGAAGACATTGTCGCCTTCGAACGCTATCTCCGCCGCAACGGGATCGTCGTTCGCAAGTTTTTCCTGAATGTTTCGAAGAAAGAACAAAAACAACGCTTCCTCGCTCGCCTCGACGAGCCGGAGAAGCACTGGAAGTTTTCCGTAAATGACGTCAAAGACCGCGAATGCTGGGGCGACTTCATGCGTGTCTACGAAGAGATCATTCAGAAAACCAGCACAGCTTTTGCTCCGTGGTATGTCGTGCCTGCGGACCACAAATGGTTCACGCGACTCGTCGTCGCAGAAGCCATCGTCGATGCTCTCGAAGAATTGAATCTGAGTTATCCGAAGTTGGATGCGAATAAACGCGAAGAGTTCAAAAATGCGCGTGCCCTGCTGGAGCACGAAAAATGA
- a CDS encoding amidohydrolase family protein, translating to MPILIDKNCTLFILWSHGIRRRPTTVPPKWYYPAAMNIKSCFSAIAILILSFLITTITASAQSEASHTGFEHAYAPPDHPIVLHAARLLDIDSGKIISPGEILVRGDKIAEVGSSVTHPADAQTIDLGNTTLMPGLIDAHVHLFLHPGNEGMQTVDESASERTITAALNARADLMAGFTAERDMGTEGAGSADTAVRNAINRGEIPGPRLRLSGMAISILGGHEDAVGFNPAQRVLGNADYANTIDEIVETIREQHKEGSDFVKMYETGRDVLHDGKFISQYQYTEAQLAAGVEEAARLGTKVGVHCNGEPGALYAVQAGVESIDHATYLSDETMRIMREKDIPAVPTFQVFEYFADHAPSPAAAANEHTMLDFKERQFKRQIAAGIPFAVGSDVGPFMHGTQARELVLMAQYGMKPLAVLQADMLEGAKVLMWQGQIGDLKTGYFADVVAVPGNPLEDISVVQKVSFVMKGGVVYKR from the coding sequence ATGCCAATTCTAATCGATAAGAATTGCACACTTTTCATCCTCTGGTCGCACGGCATTCGCCGTCGGCCAACCACTGTGCCGCCGAAGTGGTATTATCCTGCCGCCATGAACATAAAAAGCTGCTTTTCCGCCATCGCGATTCTCATTCTCTCGTTTCTCATAACAACCATAACCGCATCGGCGCAAAGCGAAGCGTCGCACACCGGCTTTGAACACGCATACGCACCGCCAGACCACCCCATCGTCCTGCATGCCGCGCGGCTGCTGGACATCGACTCGGGCAAAATCATCAGTCCCGGCGAAATCCTCGTGCGGGGCGACAAAATCGCCGAAGTGGGAAGCTCGGTCACACACCCGGCGGATGCGCAGACGATTGACCTGGGGAACACCACGCTCATGCCCGGTTTGATTGACGCACATGTCCATCTGTTTCTCCATCCCGGCAACGAGGGCATGCAGACCGTGGACGAATCTGCTTCCGAGCGCACCATCACCGCGGCGCTCAACGCGCGTGCGGATTTGATGGCTGGCTTCACTGCCGAACGCGACATGGGAACGGAAGGTGCAGGTTCGGCGGACACAGCAGTACGCAACGCGATCAATCGCGGTGAAATTCCGGGGCCTCGCCTGCGCCTGAGCGGAATGGCCATTTCCATTCTCGGCGGCCACGAAGACGCGGTCGGCTTCAATCCCGCGCAGCGCGTCCTGGGGAATGCGGATTACGCCAACACGATTGACGAAATTGTCGAGACGATTCGCGAGCAGCACAAGGAAGGCTCAGATTTCGTGAAAATGTACGAAACCGGACGCGACGTATTGCACGACGGAAAATTCATTTCGCAATATCAATACACCGAAGCGCAGCTTGCTGCTGGCGTGGAAGAAGCCGCGCGGCTGGGCACGAAAGTCGGCGTGCATTGCAATGGCGAGCCCGGCGCGCTTTACGCCGTGCAGGCCGGTGTCGAATCCATCGACCACGCCACGTATCTAAGCGACGAAACCATGCGCATCATGCGCGAAAAAGATATTCCCGCAGTCCCCACCTTTCAGGTTTTCGAGTATTTTGCGGACCATGCTCCTTCGCCTGCCGCGGCGGCGAACGAACACACCATGCTCGATTTCAAAGAGCGGCAGTTCAAACGGCAGATCGCCGCGGGCATACCCTTCGCAGTTGGTTCCGACGTCGGACCTTTCATGCATGGCACCCAGGCCCGCGAATTAGTGTTGATGGCCCAGTATGGAATGAAGCCGCTCGCCGTTCTTCAGGCGGACATGCTCGAAGGTGCGAAGGTTCTGATGTGGCAAGGCCAGATCGGCGATTTGAAGACGGGCTATTTTGCGGATGTCGTCGCTGTCCCTGGCAATCCGCTGGAAGACATCAGCGTCGTCCAAAAGGTTTCATTTGTAATGAAAGGCGGCGTCGTATACAAACGCTGA
- a CDS encoding aminotransferase class V-fold PLP-dependent enzyme — MDSVPLCSLDFRSENQYGELLKDAASRASRYLETIRERHVGVPAGALHNLAALGGPLSSHGEDPRFLLKLLDEVGSPATVASAGSRFFGGVIGGALPVTVAAHWLADVWDQNACLFDLSPVSAYLEDVVLAWVLELFGLPPRSGGAFVTGTQMADVTALAAARYAALLKSGWDVQSEGMFGAPPVTVVVGEEVHATMWKALALLGFGRSRVLVVPADSQGRMCPSGIPRLKRPMIICVQAGNVNTGACDPIDEICDIAGAMDAWVHVDGAFGLWAAASPARKQLVDGVARADSWATDAHKWLNVPQDSGIAIVRQREALRHAMSITASYYPDPAGKREPMQWGPESSRRARAIEIWAALRSLGTEGVADLIERTCQHAAKFAEGFRAAGYEVLNDVVLNQVLVSFGDGESTARIIAAIQEEGTCWCGGTLWKGRRAMRISVSSWATTDADVTCSLQAMLAIASGESKSKSQSAPLS; from the coding sequence ATGGATTCGGTGCCGCTGTGCTCTCTCGACTTTCGTTCGGAAAATCAGTATGGGGAACTCTTGAAGGATGCGGCCTCGCGCGCGAGCCGCTATCTCGAAACAATTCGTGAACGCCATGTAGGTGTGCCTGCCGGCGCGCTCCATAACCTTGCTGCGCTGGGCGGGCCTCTGTCGTCGCACGGAGAAGATCCCCGCTTCCTCCTGAAACTCCTCGACGAAGTCGGCTCCCCGGCCACGGTTGCCAGTGCGGGATCTCGTTTTTTCGGCGGAGTCATCGGAGGCGCGTTGCCTGTGACCGTTGCCGCACATTGGCTTGCCGATGTTTGGGATCAGAATGCCTGTCTCTTCGATCTTTCGCCTGTCTCTGCATATTTGGAGGACGTTGTTCTCGCATGGGTGCTGGAGCTCTTCGGCCTCCCTCCGCGTTCCGGCGGCGCCTTCGTCACTGGCACGCAGATGGCGGATGTGACCGCTCTCGCTGCCGCGCGCTATGCCGCGCTGCTCAAGTCTGGTTGGGACGTCCAAAGCGAAGGCATGTTTGGCGCGCCGCCCGTCACTGTCGTTGTTGGCGAAGAAGTCCACGCGACAATGTGGAAAGCGCTGGCGCTGCTCGGCTTTGGCCGCAGCCGCGTGCTTGTTGTCCCGGCGGACTCTCAAGGCCGCATGTGTCCCTCGGGAATACCCCGGCTGAAACGACCTATGATTATCTGCGTTCAGGCCGGCAACGTGAACACCGGCGCTTGCGATCCGATTGACGAAATCTGCGACATCGCCGGCGCAATGGACGCCTGGGTTCACGTCGATGGCGCTTTCGGCCTCTGGGCCGCCGCCAGTCCCGCGCGCAAGCAACTGGTTGATGGAGTCGCCCGAGCGGACTCTTGGGCCACCGATGCGCACAAGTGGCTCAATGTGCCCCAGGATAGCGGCATCGCCATCGTGCGTCAGCGGGAGGCATTGCGCCATGCCATGTCGATCACTGCGTCTTATTATCCCGATCCTGCCGGCAAGCGCGAACCCATGCAGTGGGGGCCGGAATCCTCGCGCCGCGCCCGCGCGATAGAAATCTGGGCCGCTTTGCGCTCCCTTGGCACAGAGGGCGTCGCGGATTTGATTGAGCGTACTTGCCAGCATGCGGCGAAATTTGCCGAAGGCTTTCGCGCAGCCGGATACGAAGTGCTGAACGATGTCGTGCTGAACCAAGTCCTTGTTTCTTTCGGCGACGGCGAATCCACCGCGCGCATCATCGCTGCCATTCAGGAAGAGGGAACGTGCTGGTGCGGCGGCACGCTTTGGAAAGGGCGCAGAGCTATGCGGATAAGCGTCTCTTCGTGGGCAACCACGGACGCCGACGTGACGTGCAGCTTGCAGGCCATGCTCGCCATTGCGTCAGGCGAATCCAAGAGCAAATCGCAATCGGCCCCTTTGTCCTGA
- a CDS encoding CaiB/BaiF CoA-transferase family protein: MSVSEPHNSLPLSGLRVVALEQAVSAPFCSRQLADLGADVIKVERPDRGDFARDYDGALNGLSAYFAWLNRGKRSIVLDLKQGCDLAILSKLTERADVFLHNLIPGAVERFGFGHDDLARRCPRLIWCGISGYGPDGPYRDKKAYDLLVQAESGVISLTGSADAPAKVGISIADIASGFYAYSSILAALLGRGPSGRGERIDISMLECLTEWTTPALYAWYGAGQVPLREGMRHNMIVPYGGYVCADGVVNLAIQNDREWRRLCGEVLDQPALADDARFATNRDRLRNRAELETLIENIFREQTKDEVIARLDRAGIANAAVNDMPAVMRHAQLAARSRWTTADSPVGTIPALVPPHNLAHVQARMGAVPALGEHTQEILAEIESEH, translated from the coding sequence ATGAGCGTTTCTGAGCCGCACAATTCTCTTCCATTAAGCGGTCTTCGGGTTGTGGCGCTCGAGCAAGCCGTGTCTGCGCCCTTCTGCTCGCGGCAGCTGGCGGATCTGGGAGCGGACGTCATCAAGGTCGAGCGCCCGGACCGCGGCGATTTCGCGCGCGACTATGATGGCGCGCTCAATGGGCTCTCCGCGTATTTTGCCTGGCTGAATCGCGGCAAGCGCAGCATCGTGCTCGACTTGAAACAGGGTTGCGATCTTGCGATTCTTTCAAAACTGACCGAGCGCGCCGATGTTTTCCTTCACAATTTGATTCCCGGGGCCGTCGAGCGATTTGGTTTCGGTCATGACGATCTCGCCAGACGTTGTCCGCGGCTGATCTGGTGTGGCATCTCCGGCTACGGGCCCGATGGTCCTTATCGCGACAAGAAAGCTTACGATCTACTCGTGCAAGCGGAGTCCGGCGTTATCAGCTTGACCGGCAGCGCAGATGCGCCCGCAAAAGTCGGCATCTCCATCGCCGACATCGCTTCCGGTTTCTACGCTTACTCTTCCATTCTGGCCGCGCTGCTGGGCCGTGGGCCCAGCGGGCGCGGAGAACGAATCGACATCTCGATGCTCGAATGCCTGACGGAGTGGACGACGCCAGCTCTCTACGCGTGGTACGGCGCCGGGCAAGTTCCATTGCGCGAAGGAATGCGCCATAACATGATTGTTCCTTACGGCGGATACGTTTGTGCCGATGGCGTCGTGAACCTCGCAATTCAGAACGATCGCGAGTGGCGCCGCTTGTGTGGAGAAGTCCTCGATCAACCGGCTCTTGCCGACGACGCTCGTTTCGCGACGAACCGAGACCGGTTGCGCAATCGCGCCGAGCTCGAAACGCTGATCGAAAATATTTTTCGCGAGCAGACGAAGGACGAAGTGATTGCGAGGCTCGACCGTGCGGGAATCGCGAATGCGGCGGTGAACGACATGCCGGCGGTGATGCGGCATGCTCAGCTTGCCGCTCGCAGTCGTTGGACCACGGCGGATTCTCCTGTTGGAACGATTCCGGCGCTTGTGCCGCCGCACAATTTGGCGCACGTACAGGCGCGCATGGGGGCCGTGCCCGCACTCGGCGAACACACCCAGGAAATTCTCGCGGAAATCGAAAGCGAACACTGA
- a CDS encoding acyl-CoA dehydrogenase family protein — protein MNEINPRFHEYAELRRPVRELCAQFTSEYWQRLEEKSAYPEEFVKALTEAGWLAALIPEEYGGSGLGVTQASVILEEINRSGANSGACHAQMYIMGTLLRHGSQEQKRAYLPKIASGELRLQSFAVTEPTTGTDTASTKTFAEWKGDRYIVNGQKVWISRMQHTDLMLLLARTAPMNQVQRRTDGLSVFLVDLRAKNGGQMRVRPIRNMVNHETDEVFFDNFEIPASNLIGEEGKGLRYILDGMNAERILIAAECIGDGYWFIEKARKYASERIVFNRPIAQNQGVQFPIARAYANLLAADLMRYEAAGEFDRGLPCGASANLAKLLAADASWEAANVCLQTHGGFGFAAEYDVERKFRETRLYQVAPISTNMILSYLAEHVLEMPRSF, from the coding sequence ATGAACGAAATCAATCCACGTTTCCACGAGTACGCTGAGCTTCGCCGCCCGGTTCGTGAACTGTGCGCGCAATTTACGAGCGAATACTGGCAAAGGCTGGAAGAAAAGTCGGCCTATCCCGAAGAATTCGTCAAGGCGCTCACGGAAGCAGGCTGGCTGGCCGCATTGATTCCCGAAGAATACGGTGGCTCAGGCCTTGGCGTGACGCAAGCTTCCGTGATTCTCGAAGAGATCAACCGCTCCGGCGCCAATTCCGGCGCTTGTCACGCACAGATGTACATCATGGGCACGCTGCTTCGCCACGGGTCGCAAGAGCAAAAGCGCGCTTATTTGCCGAAAATCGCCTCAGGGGAATTGCGCCTGCAATCCTTCGCCGTCACAGAACCAACGACCGGCACGGACACAGCAAGCACAAAAACATTCGCAGAGTGGAAAGGCGATCGCTACATCGTCAACGGCCAAAAAGTGTGGATTTCGCGCATGCAGCACACGGACCTGATGCTGCTTCTGGCGCGAACGGCGCCGATGAACCAAGTGCAGCGGCGCACGGACGGCTTGTCCGTTTTCCTCGTGGATCTTCGCGCGAAAAACGGCGGACAGATGCGCGTACGGCCGATCCGCAACATGGTCAATCACGAGACGGATGAAGTGTTTTTCGACAACTTCGAAATCCCCGCCTCAAATTTGATCGGCGAAGAAGGAAAAGGGCTGCGATACATTCTCGACGGAATGAACGCGGAGCGCATTCTCATTGCCGCCGAATGTATCGGTGACGGTTATTGGTTTATCGAGAAGGCCCGCAAGTACGCCAGCGAACGGATTGTTTTCAACCGGCCCATCGCGCAAAATCAGGGCGTGCAGTTTCCTATCGCACGGGCCTACGCCAACCTGCTGGCGGCAGATTTGATGCGCTACGAGGCCGCCGGCGAATTCGACAGAGGCCTTCCCTGCGGTGCCTCAGCGAACCTTGCAAAACTTCTCGCAGCGGACGCGTCATGGGAAGCAGCGAACGTGTGCCTGCAAACCCACGGCGGCTTCGGCTTCGCCGCAGAGTACGACGTCGAGCGAAAATTCCGCGAGACACGTCTCTATCAAGTGGCGCCGATCTCCACGAATATGATTCTTTCTTATCTTGCGGAGCACGTGCTGGAAATGCCGCGCTCGTTTTGA